GGGACCGAGTTCATGATCGCGGTGGTGTTGGGGGCGGCGAACAGCCCGGAGCCGATCCCGTTGAGGAAGATCAGCAGCGCGAAGGTGGTGTACCCGAAGTCGGTCGGGATCACCAGCAGCCCGGCGAACGCCAGCGCCGACAGCACCAGGCCGCCGGAGGCGAACGCGCGGGCGCCGTGCCAGTCCGACAGGTGTCCCGAGATCGGCCCGGCGACCAGGAAGCCGGCGGTGAGCGGCAGCAGGTAGATGCCCGCCCACAGCGGGGTGGCCTCGTAGTCGTAGCCGTGCAGCGGCAGCCAGATGCCCTGCAGCCAGATGATCAGCATGAACTGCATCCCGCCGCGCGAGATCGCGGCGAGCAGCCCGGCCAGGTTGCCGGCCGCGAACGCCCGGACGCGGAACAGGCTCAGGTGGAACATCGGCTGCTCGACCCTGGTCTCGATCCAGCAGAACAGCGCCAGGACGGCGGCGCCGCCGATCATCCCGGCGAGCACCCAGGGGTTCGTCCAGCCCATGTCGTGACCGCCGTAGGGCTGGATCCCATAGGTGATCGCGGCGAGCAGCGCGGTCAGCCCGACCGCGAACGTCACGTTGCCGAGCCAGTCGATCCTCGCGCCGACCGCCCGCTTGGCGGTCTCGACCAGGCTCCGGTACGCCCAGACGGTCCCGAGGATCCCGATGGGCGCGGAGGCGAAGAACACCAGCCGCCAGTTGATCTCGCTCAGCAGCCCGCCGGCGACCAGGCCGATGAACGTCCCGGCGATGCCCGCGACCTGGTTGACCCCCATCGCCATGCCGCGCCGGTGGGCGGGGAACGCGTCGGTGAGGATCGCGGCCGAGTTCGCCATGAGCATGGCGCCTCCGATCCCCTGGAAGACCCGCCAGCCGATGAGCCAGAGCGCCCCGGCTCCCCCGTGCAGCGGGTCCAGCGCCAGCACGAGCGTCCCGACCGTGAAGACCGCGAACCCGGCGTTGTACATCCGGACGCGCCCGAACATGTCCCCGAGCCGCCCGAGCGTCACCACCAGCACCGCCGAGACGAGCATGTAGCCCATCAGCATCCACAGCAGGTAGCTGACGTTGCCCGGTTCCAGGGGGTTCAGATGGATGCCGCGGAAGATCGCCGGCAGCGA
The sequence above is a segment of the Actinomadura coerulea genome. Coding sequences within it:
- a CDS encoding MFS transporter — its product is MPSKHYPWIALSNTTLGMLLATLNSSIVIISLPAIFRGIHLNPLEPGNVSYLLWMLMGYMLVSAVLVVTLGRLGDMFGRVRMYNAGFAVFTVGTLVLALDPLHGGAGALWLIGWRVFQGIGGAMLMANSAAILTDAFPAHRRGMAMGVNQVAGIAGTFIGLVAGGLLSEINWRLVFFASAPIGILGTVWAYRSLVETAKRAVGARIDWLGNVTFAVGLTALLAAITYGIQPYGGHDMGWTNPWVLAGMIGGAAVLALFCWIETRVEQPMFHLSLFRVRAFAAGNLAGLLAAISRGGMQFMLIIWLQGIWLPLHGYDYEATPLWAGIYLLPLTAGFLVAGPISGHLSDWHGARAFASGGLVLSALAFAGLLVIPTDFGYTTFALLIFLNGIGSGLFAAPNTTAIMNSVPADQRGVASGMRATFMNAGMVLSIGVFFSLMIAGLADTLPRTLTRGLTEHGVPAGPAAQVGQLPPVGTLFAAFLGYNPIQNLLAPFHVLGGLAPDDVATLTGRSYFPHLISEPFHHGLVIVFGMAIAMSLVAALVSLLRGRRYVHDDDAGEPALQKAGRGTA